The DNA region CAATGCTGGTCGGGGTGGCCGGATTTGAACCGGCGACCTCCTGGCCCCAAACCAGGTGCTCTACCAGGCTGAGCTACACCCCGACCCCGTTCCCACTCTAGGCAAGGGCTGCAGAGCGGTCAAGGTTTTCACCGAGACGCAACGCCCAGGGCGCCCTATACTCGTATACAAGGTTGTGAGGATACCGTCCGCGACGCTCCTGCTGCTGGCCATCGCCTTCTTCCTGGCCGACGGGGCCGCTACGGCCAGCGCGGAGGCCCCGCCTCAGCAGCGGATGGAGGCCCTCCTCAGGACGGTCGACCCTCCTCAGCCTCCCCCCAAACTCGAGTCCTCTCTCTATCGCCTCACGCAGGCAGCCGGCACCGATGCCCTGGCCATGCCTCAGGCGCTCCCAGGGGGCCACCAGGTACAGGTGGAGGTAGAGGCCAGTCCCGGCAAAGAGCCTGAAGCGCGAGGGGCCATCGAACTGCTGGGAGGCGAAGTCCAGGCCAGCTACGGCCGCCTGATGCAGGCGCTAATGCCGGCTGCCGCCCTTACAGAACTGGCCCAGGATTCAGCGGTAGTGGCCGTGCGACGCCCGCTGCGCCTTCGGCCCCAGGCCATCGTTTCCGAGGGCGCTTCCCTCCTGGGCAGCGGCGATTGGCAGCGGGCCGGCTTCAGCGGACGCGGCGCCAGGGTCGGCATCGTCGACACCTTCGGTGGGTACCAGCAGCTCCTGGGCAACGAGCTGCCGGCCGACGTCGTCTTCCGTGACTTCACCAGCCCACGCCCGCCCGACCCCTGCGACTCCCCCCTCCTGGACCGCCATGGCACGGCCGTGGCCGAGATCGTGGCCGACGTGGCACCCGGCGCACGGCTCTTCCTGGCCCAGGCCGATACCAGCATCGAGCTGGCCCAGGCGGTGGACTGGCTCCTAGGGCAGGGGGTGCAGGTGGTCAACTTCTCGGCCGGCTTCCCCGGCGCCCGTCCCTACGGGACGACGGGCAGCTCCTTCGATATCTTCGTCGATTCGGTGGACCGGGCAGCCAGCGCAGGCGTCCTCTGGGTCAATTCGGCCGGCAATTCGGCCGACTCCCACTGGGCAGGCGCCTGGAGCGATGTGGACGGCGACGGGCTTCTGGACTTCTCTCACGGCGACGACACCAACGACCTGGTGCTGTCTTCCAACAGCGCCTCCTGCGTGACGCTGATACTGCTCTGGGACGACACCTGGGGAGGGGCCTGCCAGGACTACGCCCTGCTGGTGGGCTACTTCGATTCCGTCGGACAACCTCGGGTCATCGCCTCCGATGACCGCCAGGACTGTTCGGGCGGGGCCGTCCCCAGGGAAGTGGTGGATATCGCCTCCGTCACCACCTTGGACCGACGCCTCTACATCGCCGTGCGGAAGCGACCCGAGGCGCAACCGAGGCGCCTGCGGTTGCTGCTCCTGGGCCCGGGCAGCCTGCAGTACCTCGAGCCGGCAGGCAGTGTCCTGCCTCCCGCCGACCGTCCTACGACCCTGACAGTAGGGGCTGTGCCCGTGGGCAGCCCCAGCGTCATCGAGAACTTCAGCTCCCAGGGGCCGACGTGGGACGGCCGGGTCAAGCCCGACCTGGTGGCACCCGACCGCGTCTCCACCGTCTCCTACGGGCCCGGCGGGTTCGCCGGCACTTCGGCCTCGGCGCCGCACGTGGCCGGCGCCGCCGCCCTGCTCGTGGAGGCCAACCCTGGCTGGTCGGCGCCTCAGTTGCGGCAGTTCCTGGAGTCCCAGGCCGTGGACCTGGGGCCGCCCGGCAAGGACAACGTCTTCGGTTCTGGCAGGCTACGGATGGGGCAACCGCCCTCGGCAGGGCCGCCGGCAACGCCGTCCTTCCTCTCCCTCGCGCCCCAGGACGGCGAGAGCGCCCGCCTGACCTGGCAGCCGCCCCAACGGGTGGCCTCCTATCGCCTCTGCGCCAGCCTGGACGCGGATTTCACCGCAGCAGTGTCATGCCGCGAGGTGTCTGCCTCCGAGGCGCCTGGCAGCCTGGCTGTAGGGGTCCCCTGGTGGGACATGGGCGTGGTCTATTACCAGCTGCAGGCATGCAACGCTTCCGGCTGCTCCCAGCCGGTGCCCGCCGGGGCTGTGGGCCGTCGCATCTGGCCCGGCGGCGCTGACTGGAACTTCTATGTGACGGCCATCGGAGTCTTCGGCCGGGCGCGCGTAGCAGCCTGGAACGCCAGCCCGGTCTCAGGCAAGGTCTCGGACCTGGCCCTGTGGTCGGGGGTGGCATACTTCGGCGGCCAGATGGTGCATGTCTGTTCGGGCGTCCCGCCCGGGCGAGGGTGCGGCCCCATCGATATGGACGCCGCTTCAGGCCTGGTATCGGCCAGCCAGGCCTTCCCGCCCTTCGGGGCCGTCGCCATCGCCCTGCGCGTCCGCTGACGCCGGAGGGGCGCCCCGGGCGCCCAGGTGAAGGGCCCCGGGCAGAAGGGCGTAACGCTCCGCCCAGAGCCGCACCTGCCTCCCCTCTCCCGCTCGTTGCGCCAGCGAGGCCAGGCCGGGGGAGGCCAGACAGGCGTCGGCCGCCTCCGGCCCCTCACACCAGACGGTCAGCAGAAGGCTGCGACGCGAGACCCAGCGATGGACACGCAGCACGCCCGGCAGGGCTCGCAGCTCGCGCTCCAGCCTTCTCACGCGCCAGAACAGGGACGCCATTGCCAGCATGCTGCGCAGATGCAGAGCGATGAGGAGCAGCAGCGGCTCGCCCGGCACAGCCCTATCCCTGGCCAGGTGGAGCGGGCATGGGCGCTGGCCCCTTCTCCCGCACTAGCGACAGGATGTCCCGCGGCCTCACCTTCATCAGCCACAGGGCCAGCACTCCCACACCGATGACCCACAGATTGGTGAGCAGGTGAGTGGCGATAGCATAGGCCAAGGCCCGCTCGTTGGGCACGTCCCAGGCCGCCAGCACCCCCAGCAGCACCGCCTCGTAGGTGCCGATGTTCTCGAAGGTGATGGGAAACGCCGAGACCAGATTGGCTGCGATCATGACCACGATGAAGGCCACGAGGGGCACATCCAGCCCGAAGGCCAGGCCGAAGAGGGCGAAGTTGAGCACCTGCGATCCCCAGCCCACGAAGTTCAGAAGCATGGCCGTCAGCAGGAGACGCCAGTTGCGCATGGTCTCCAGGCCGTCCAGGAAACGGGGCCAGCCCTCCTGGAGGCCCGACCGGAGCCAGTGGGGCAGCCTGTTGAGCCAGCGCCAGCGCGGGGCATGTCGGGGCAGGAGGGCGCT from Dehalococcoidia bacterium includes:
- a CDS encoding S8 family serine peptidase, with protein sequence MRIPSATLLLLAIAFFLADGAATASAEAPPQQRMEALLRTVDPPQPPPKLESSLYRLTQAAGTDALAMPQALPGGHQVQVEVEASPGKEPEARGAIELLGGEVQASYGRLMQALMPAAALTELAQDSAVVAVRRPLRLRPQAIVSEGASLLGSGDWQRAGFSGRGARVGIVDTFGGYQQLLGNELPADVVFRDFTSPRPPDPCDSPLLDRHGTAVAEIVADVAPGARLFLAQADTSIELAQAVDWLLGQGVQVVNFSAGFPGARPYGTTGSSFDIFVDSVDRAASAGVLWVNSAGNSADSHWAGAWSDVDGDGLLDFSHGDDTNDLVLSSNSASCVTLILLWDDTWGGACQDYALLVGYFDSVGQPRVIASDDRQDCSGGAVPREVVDIASVTTLDRRLYIAVRKRPEAQPRRLRLLLLGPGSLQYLEPAGSVLPPADRPTTLTVGAVPVGSPSVIENFSSQGPTWDGRVKPDLVAPDRVSTVSYGPGGFAGTSASAPHVAGAAALLVEANPGWSAPQLRQFLESQAVDLGPPGKDNVFGSGRLRMGQPPSAGPPATPSFLSLAPQDGESARLTWQPPQRVASYRLCASLDADFTAAVSCREVSASEAPGSLAVGVPWWDMGVVYYQLQACNASGCSQPVPAGAVGRRIWPGGADWNFYVTAIGVFGRARVAAWNASPVSGKVSDLALWSGVAYFGGQMVHVCSGVPPGRGCGPIDMDAASGLVSASQAFPPFGAVAIALRVR